A single genomic interval of Hydractinia symbiolongicarpus strain clone_291-10 chromosome 8, HSymV2.1, whole genome shotgun sequence harbors:
- the LOC130655813 gene encoding transcription factor Sox-9-like, producing the protein MDALPDLKEYIPNHRYMCPTNAVDTNNRNISNSNNKSATTNSNNDIMTYLSSDYNTLKQLLQSSQSQQLLTKNALSPNGTFKYVDRESVKGTAKKYNSYSKSSANTRDRIRRPLNCFMVFSHLERKRVAEEHPELHNADLSKILGKRWKNLTAVERQPYIDEAERIRLLHTEIYPDYKYQPKRKIQNTGKRMQKKMEGETAKSETKQENDVGQETKSKFPHDVKTSDKSKSDASSSQCQISSKSFEGEKKSSHVPVKEDFLPSCKGMENPINQTQSDDNQIFPNTFTRYPPNSSCAQLTPDLSPVSCYKEPIFNATPTTRMCGAQSLPPTPEISPKAMNRDDSVFCFDPRNVNSDYPTPHSLKPVNYPQANLLCSVNGNKDDIMSNQNYYTQADAISQMQCNNNYYHGNTLQQAYFQPQQMFNNRNFQINPNQMDSMDQIYMNNNMGYNNMNFNCNFGTLS; encoded by the exons ATGG atGCATTGCCAGACTTGAAGGAGTATATACCAAATCACAGATACATGTGTCCAACCAATGCTGTCGATACGAACAACAGAAACATTAGCAACAGCAATAACAAGAGTGCAACTACTAACAGTAACAATGACATTATGACTTATCTATCGTCAGATTATAATACATTAAAACAACTTCTACAGTCGTCACAatcacaacaacttttaacaaaaaatgcgCTCTCGCCGAATGGCACTTTCAAATACGTCGATCGAGAATCAGTGAAGGGAACCGCTAAGAAGTACAACTCGTATTCAAAATCAAGTGCTAATACTCGTGATAGAATTCGACGTCCACTGAATTGTTTCATGGTTTTTTCGCATTTGGAAAGGAAAAGAGTAGCTGAGGAACACCCTGAACTTCATAATGCTGACCTTAGCAAAATATTAG GCAAACGTTGGAAAAACCTTACGGCAGTTGAGCGACAACCATACATTGACGAGGCTGAACGTATCCGTCTGTTGCATACAGAAATATACCCAGATTACAAATACCAACCCAAAAGGAAAATTCAAAACACAGGTAAGCGAATGCAAAAGAAAATGGAAGGCGAAACTGCTAAGTCAGAAACCAAACAAGAAAATGATGTTGGCCAGGAAACCAAGAGCAAATTTCCGCATGACGTCAAGACATCCGACAAATCAAAAAGTGACGCGTCCTCTTCACAATGTCAAATTTCGTCTAAGAGCTTTGAAGGAGAGAAGAAAAGTTCTCATGTCCCAGTAAAAGAAGATTTCTTGCCTTCTTGTAAAGGTATGGAAAACCCGATTAACCAAACTCAATCAGATGATAATCAAATTTTTCCAAATACCTTTACCAGATATCCACCTAACTCATCGTGTGCTCAATTAACACCTGATCTTAGTCCGGTATCCTGCTACAAAGAACCCATATTCAATGCAACACCAACTACAAGAATGTGTGGGGCTCAAAGTTTGCCACCCACGCCGGAGATTAGCCCGAAAGCAATGAATCGTGACGACTCTGTATTTTGTTTTGACCCCAGAAACGTTAACAGCGACTATCCGACACCACACTCCTTAAAACCTGTCAATTATCCCCAAGCAAATTTACTTTGCAGCGTAAATGGGAACAAAGACGATATTATGTCTAATCAAAACTACTACACCCAAGCTGATGCTATATCCCAAATGCAATGCAACAACAATTATTACCATGGCAACACACTACAGCAAGCTTATTTTCAACCACAGCAAATGTTTAATAATAGAAATTTTCAGATAAATCCTAACCAAATGGATAGTATGGATCAAATCTACATGAACAATAATATGGGTTATAACAACATGAATTTTAACTGTAATTTTGGAACGCTGAGTTGA